A genomic stretch from Desulfolutivibrio sulfodismutans DSM 3696 includes:
- a CDS encoding cytochrome c3 family protein, which yields MKKWLIGFVAALLVSAFCLPALYAVDAPADLVIKAPEGMAATQSPVNFSHKGHAATDCKVCHHKWDGKAAVVKCASAGCHDSTDPKDKTSDKSFYRAYHDMKSEKSCLGCHKAQQKGPTKCTDCHPKKS from the coding sequence ATGAAAAAGTGGCTTATTGGTTTCGTTGCCGCGCTGCTGGTCAGCGCCTTCTGTCTTCCGGCCCTGTATGCCGTGGACGCCCCTGCGGACCTGGTGATCAAGGCCCCGGAAGGCATGGCCGCCACCCAGTCGCCGGTGAACTTCTCCCACAAGGGGCATGCAGCCACCGACTGCAAGGTGTGCCACCACAAGTGGGATGGTAAGGCCGCCGTCGTGAAGTGCGCGTCCGCCGGGTGTCATGACAGCACGGATCCCAAGGACAAGACCAGCGACAAGTCGTTCTACCGGGCTTATCACGACATGAAGAGCGAAAAGAGCTGCCTGGGCTGCCACAAGGCGCAGCAGAAGGGCCCCACCAAGTGCACGGATTGCCATCCGAAGAAGTCCTAG
- a CDS encoding response regulator: MSDDTILVVEDDEDILELLAYNLQGAGFSVVTSRDGFDALQKARRSPPDLVLLDLMLPGLDGFEVCKELKREAKTAQVPVIMLTARGDEVDRIVGLELGADDYVVKPFSPRELMLRVRAVLKRSGPEAREKPVLRQGGLCVDLAAHRAEIDGAEILLTATEFKLLAELFRGQGRVQTRDQLLNTVWGYEFEGYARTVDTHIRRLRQKLGAYARMIETVRGVGYRFKD, from the coding sequence ATGTCCGACGACACCATTCTTGTAGTAGAAGACGACGAGGACATCCTCGAACTCCTGGCCTACAACCTTCAAGGCGCGGGTTTTTCCGTGGTCACCAGCCGCGACGGCTTCGACGCCCTGCAAAAGGCCCGGCGCTCCCCCCCCGATCTGGTCCTGCTCGACCTTATGCTGCCGGGCCTGGACGGCTTCGAGGTGTGCAAGGAGCTCAAGCGCGAGGCCAAAACCGCCCAGGTGCCGGTAATCATGCTCACGGCCCGGGGCGACGAGGTGGACCGCATCGTCGGGTTGGAGCTTGGGGCCGACGACTATGTGGTCAAGCCCTTCAGCCCCCGGGAGCTCATGCTGCGGGTGCGCGCCGTGCTCAAGCGTTCCGGCCCCGAGGCGCGGGAGAAGCCGGTTTTGCGGCAGGGAGGGCTGTGCGTGGATCTGGCCGCCCACCGGGCCGAGATCGATGGCGCGGAGATCCTGCTCACGGCCACGGAATTCAAGCTTCTGGCCGAACTTTTCCGGGGCCAGGGCCGGGTGCAGACCCGGGACCAACTGCTCAACACCGTGTGGGGTTACGAATTCGAGGGCTACGCCCGCACCGTGGACACCCATATCCGGCGGTTGCGGCAAAAGCTCGGGGCCTACGCCCGGATGATCGAGACCGTGCGCGGCGTGGGCTACCGTTTCAAGGATTAG
- a CDS encoding ATP-binding protein: MSKLFRKTLVAIVILFGVVANASALLSAFILYTDLTDEYETKGRAIAGSIAEASVEILQSRDASTVQAMIDKFLDIEGVGYVYVLDNEARIISHTFVPGIPDEIQKAQIDPSGFTVKDVDLPGIGGFIQISAPILAGVAGTVSVGMAKNIIHAKIRAAVIQQELLMLFMLAVAVVVFFMLIKGISRPLMELSEYAQKLRAHDFSARIIITSDDEVGLLAATMNSMADELSDLVSGLERAVAASTRELQGALAHMRAIMDNMADGLLVTDAHGRITNVNPPLVHMFGLEGADLTGKDARQLFSGAMAELPEAARTAQTAILTAEVRLGGGRVGKAAASAIHSHADGSAGPDAVADDAATWLGTVILVRDITSEKEVDRMKTEFISTVSHELRTPLTSVLGFAKIIRKKFVEDILPRLDASDNKSRRAAGQIGDNLGIIVSEGERLTELVNDVLDIAKMESGKIEWDLQPVTIAEVITRSVTATSALIEQKGLSLAQDVSFGLPQFLGDRDRLIQVMLNLISNAVKFTAAGGITIRAFIDGEMIRVGVSDTGPGISENDQQIIFEKFKQAGDTLTEKPKGTGLGLPICRQIVDRHGGRIWVESTPGAGSVFWFTLPIRGASRQDAAHPVQQPAFRDRLLPLPAEKNQGTILVVDDEPPVRLFLEQLLADEGFRVLSASDGPQAIEMAKAHAPDLITMDLMMPGMDGTTTIRHLRADPATRDIPVVVISALPAREREQAGGDACMVKPVDESALIETIVSLLRGAGKDTRPCMVLKRNGAESTNPLLMICPGKVQHTTREELWKRLEEGFSGTVFIPGSISHEMDLARLSAHPNIHVVIFAE; encoded by the coding sequence ATGTCCAAACTGTTCCGCAAGACCCTGGTGGCCATCGTCATCCTCTTCGGGGTGGTGGCCAACGCCTCGGCCCTGCTGTCGGCCTTTATCCTCTATACGGACTTAACCGACGAATACGAGACCAAGGGCCGGGCCATCGCCGGGAGCATCGCCGAGGCCAGCGTGGAGATCCTGCAAAGCCGCGACGCCTCCACGGTCCAGGCCATGATCGACAAATTCCTGGACATCGAGGGCGTGGGATACGTCTATGTGCTCGACAACGAGGCCCGCATCATTTCCCATACCTTCGTGCCGGGCATCCCGGACGAAATCCAGAAGGCGCAGATCGACCCCTCAGGTTTCACGGTCAAGGACGTGGATCTGCCCGGCATCGGCGGTTTCATCCAGATATCGGCACCCATCCTGGCCGGGGTGGCGGGAACGGTTTCCGTGGGCATGGCCAAAAACATCATCCACGCCAAGATCCGCGCCGCCGTCATCCAGCAGGAACTGCTCATGCTGTTTATGCTGGCGGTGGCCGTGGTCGTGTTTTTCATGCTCATCAAGGGCATCTCCCGGCCGTTGATGGAACTTTCCGAATACGCCCAAAAGCTTCGCGCCCACGATTTTTCCGCCCGCATCATCATCACCTCGGACGACGAGGTGGGCCTCCTGGCCGCCACCATGAACTCCATGGCCGACGAGCTCTCCGATCTCGTCTCCGGCCTGGAGCGGGCCGTGGCCGCCTCCACCCGGGAACTCCAGGGCGCCTTGGCCCACATGCGGGCCATCATGGACAACATGGCCGACGGCCTCCTGGTCACGGACGCCCACGGACGCATCACCAACGTCAACCCGCCCCTGGTCCACATGTTCGGCCTGGAGGGCGCGGACCTGACCGGCAAGGACGCCCGGCAGCTCTTTTCCGGGGCCATGGCCGAGCTTCCCGAGGCGGCCAGGACCGCCCAGACCGCCATCCTCACCGCCGAGGTCCGCCTGGGCGGCGGCCGGGTGGGCAAGGCTGCGGCCTCGGCCATCCACTCCCACGCCGACGGCTCGGCCGGGCCGGACGCCGTGGCCGACGACGCCGCCACCTGGCTGGGAACGGTCATCCTGGTGCGCGACATCACCTCGGAGAAGGAAGTGGACCGGATGAAGACGGAGTTCATCTCCACCGTGTCCCACGAACTGCGCACCCCCCTGACCTCGGTCTTGGGGTTCGCCAAGATCATCCGCAAGAAATTCGTGGAGGACATCCTGCCCCGCCTGGATGCCTCGGACAACAAATCCCGGCGCGCGGCGGGACAGATCGGCGACAACCTGGGCATCATCGTGTCCGAGGGAGAACGCCTGACGGAACTGGTCAACGACGTGCTGGACATCGCCAAGATGGAGTCGGGCAAGATCGAGTGGGATCTGCAACCGGTGACCATCGCCGAGGTCATTACGCGCAGCGTCACGGCCACCAGCGCCCTCATCGAACAAAAGGGCCTGTCCCTGGCCCAGGACGTAAGCTTCGGCCTGCCGCAGTTTTTGGGCGACCGGGACCGCCTCATCCAGGTCATGCTCAACCTCATCTCCAACGCCGTGAAATTCACGGCCGCAGGCGGCATCACCATCCGGGCCTTCATTGATGGCGAGATGATCCGGGTGGGGGTGTCGGACACGGGCCCGGGCATCTCGGAAAACGACCAGCAGATCATCTTCGAGAAATTCAAGCAGGCCGGGGACACGCTGACGGAAAAGCCCAAGGGCACCGGGCTTGGCCTGCCCATCTGCCGCCAGATCGTGGACCGCCACGGCGGCCGCATCTGGGTGGAGAGCACCCCGGGTGCGGGAAGCGTGTTCTGGTTCACCCTGCCCATTCGCGGCGCGTCCCGCCAGGATGCGGCCCATCCCGTGCAGCAACCGGCCTTCCGGGACCGCCTCCTACCCCTGCCCGCCGAAAAAAACCAGGGCACCATCCTGGTGGTGGACGATGAGCCGCCCGTGCGTCTGTTTCTCGAACAGCTCCTGGCCGACGAGGGCTTCCGGGTGCTGTCCGCGTCCGACGGCCCCCAGGCCATCGAGATGGCCAAGGCCCACGCCCCGGACCTCATCACCATGGACCTCATGATGCCCGGCATGGACGGCACGACCACCATCCGGCATCTGCGCGCCGACCCCGCCACGCGGGACATCCCTGTGGTGGTCATCTCCGCCCTGCCCGCCCGGGAACGGGAACAGGCCGGGGGCGACGCCTGCATGGTCAAGCCCGTGGACGAAAGCGCGCTCATCGAAACCATCGTGAGCCTGCTTCGCGGGGCTGGCAAGGACACCCGGCCGTGCATGGTGCTTAAGCGCAACGGCGCGGAAAGCACCAACCCCCTCTTGATGATCTGTCCGGGCAAGGTCCAGCACACCACCCGGGAGGAGTTATGGAAACGCCTGGAGGAAGGATTTTCAGGCACGGTCTTCATTCCGGGCTCCATCAGCCATGAGATGGACCTCGCCCGCCTGTCGGCCCACCCCAACATCCATGTGGTGATCTTTGCCGAATGA
- the phoU gene encoding phosphate signaling complex protein PhoU: protein MDGRSHFHAELELLTEKLLRMAALSRQALADALKAFSECDSALAREVIDRDAEINRMECELDDTSLRLLALEQPVALDLRRVVGAMRMTIDLERVGDEALHIAERAIFLSQLPSAPLPAHLDELAFRVSEMLDKALSAFQGGDTDLAQEVCRMDAGIADLNVLVLKDALQQAEDSSRTTPSLERSIHEVVAGRSLERIGDKAANIAEATIFIVKGVSIKHHCRPF from the coding sequence ATGGATGGCAGAAGCCATTTTCACGCCGAGTTGGAACTCCTCACGGAAAAGCTCCTGCGCATGGCCGCGCTTTCCCGGCAGGCCCTGGCCGACGCGCTCAAGGCCTTTTCCGAATGCGATTCGGCCCTGGCCCGGGAGGTCATCGACCGGGACGCGGAGATCAACCGCATGGAATGCGAACTGGACGACACCAGCCTGCGGCTTTTGGCCCTGGAGCAGCCCGTGGCCCTGGATCTGCGCCGGGTGGTGGGGGCCATGCGCATGACCATCGACCTGGAACGGGTGGGGGACGAGGCCCTGCACATCGCCGAGCGGGCCATCTTCCTCTCCCAATTGCCGTCCGCGCCCCTGCCTGCCCATCTGGACGAACTGGCCTTCCGGGTCTCGGAGATGCTGGACAAGGCCTTAAGCGCCTTTCAGGGCGGCGACACGGACCTGGCCCAGGAGGTCTGCCGCATGGACGCGGGCATCGCCGATCTCAATGTGCTGGTGCTCAAAGACGCCCTGCAGCAGGCTGAGGATTCGTCCCGCACCACCCCGAGCCTGGAGCGGTCGATCCACGAGGTGGTGGCCGGACGTTCCCTGGAGCGCATCGGCGACAAGGCGGCCAACATTGCCGAGGCCACCATCTTCATCGTCAAGGGCGTGAGCATCAAGCATCACTGCCGTCCCTTCTGA
- the pstB gene encoding phosphate ABC transporter ATP-binding protein PstB yields MAHKIKMAARTLDFYYGSFKALHDISLEIRENQVTALIGPSGCGKSTFLRCLNRMNDLIPGTRVDGELTLDGANIHAPEVDVVELRRRVGMVFQKPNPFPKTVFENVAYGLRVNGVRDNAYIAQQVEKSLRDAALFDEVKDRMHDSALGLSGGQQQRLCIARALAVAPDVVLMDEPASALDPIATQKIEELIHELKKRFTIIIVTHSMQQAARVSDMTAFFYMGKLVETDNTETIFTRPSNKQTEDYITGRFG; encoded by the coding sequence ATGGCGCACAAAATCAAGATGGCGGCCCGCACTCTCGATTTCTATTACGGGAGTTTCAAGGCCCTGCACGACATCAGCCTGGAGATTCGCGAGAACCAGGTCACGGCCCTGATCGGGCCGTCTGGGTGCGGCAAGAGCACGTTCTTGCGGTGTCTCAACCGCATGAACGACCTTATTCCGGGCACCCGGGTGGATGGAGAGCTGACCCTGGACGGCGCGAACATCCACGCCCCGGAGGTGGATGTGGTGGAGCTGCGGCGTCGGGTGGGCATGGTCTTCCAGAAGCCCAACCCCTTCCCCAAGACCGTGTTCGAGAACGTGGCCTACGGGCTTCGGGTCAACGGTGTGCGCGACAACGCCTACATCGCCCAGCAGGTGGAAAAGAGCCTACGCGACGCGGCGCTTTTCGACGAGGTCAAGGACCGGATGCACGATTCGGCCCTGGGCCTGTCCGGCGGCCAGCAGCAGCGGCTGTGCATCGCCCGGGCCCTGGCCGTGGCCCCGGACGTGGTGCTCATGGACGAACCGGCCTCGGCGCTGGACCCCATCGCCACCCAGAAGATCGAGGAGCTCATCCACGAGCTTAAAAAGCGGTTCACCATCATCATCGTCACCCACAGCATGCAGCAGGCGGCCCGGGTGTCGGACATGACTGCCTTTTTCTACATGGGCAAGCTGGTGGAGACCGACAACACCGAGACCATCTTCACCCGCCCGTCCAACAAGCAGACCGAGGACTACATTACCGGCCGTTTCGGTTGA
- a CDS encoding ABC transporter substrate-binding protein has translation MSAGFHGPTRGLAVELYRGAMAYFDHVNAEGGVDGKKIVLLARNDDYDPLPAIANTIALVEDDVVALFSYLGTPTVTRVLPLLKSYGQKDICLFFPFSGAQPQREPPYDQYVFNLRASYRAEVKALVDALVTVGRTKLAVFYQADAYGRSGWDGARLALGAHGLSLVAEATYRRGSSFETDMRPQVEILRKKAPDAVISVGAYPACAAFIRDARAAGLNVPIANVSFVGSDLLLRLLLHEGPRFGRDLTQNLINSQVVPSYEDLSLSAVRQYRRLMETYGDRLPLDLVQGEYHPFRFSQVGFEGFLNAKVMVEILRRMPNPLDRSQLRAAAEGLHDLDIGIGRPVRFGPDQHDGLDQVFLTQVVNDQFVPIRDFSVFAK, from the coding sequence ATGTCCGCCGGGTTCCACGGCCCTACCCGGGGGTTGGCCGTAGAGCTGTACCGGGGGGCCATGGCCTATTTCGACCACGTCAACGCCGAGGGTGGCGTGGACGGCAAAAAGATCGTCCTTTTGGCCCGAAACGACGACTACGACCCCCTGCCCGCCATCGCCAACACCATCGCCCTGGTGGAGGACGACGTGGTGGCGCTTTTCTCCTATCTTGGCACCCCCACCGTGACCCGGGTGCTGCCCCTGCTCAAAAGCTACGGGCAAAAAGACATCTGCCTGTTTTTCCCCTTCTCCGGGGCCCAGCCCCAGCGCGAACCCCCCTATGACCAGTACGTCTTCAACCTGCGGGCCTCCTACCGGGCCGAGGTCAAGGCCCTGGTGGACGCCCTGGTCACGGTGGGACGGACAAAACTGGCCGTATTCTACCAGGCCGACGCCTATGGCCGCAGCGGATGGGACGGGGCCCGGCTGGCCCTGGGCGCCCATGGCCTTTCCCTGGTGGCCGAGGCCACCTACCGCCGGGGCTCGTCCTTCGAGACCGACATGCGTCCCCAGGTGGAGATATTGCGCAAAAAGGCCCCCGACGCCGTGATCTCCGTGGGGGCCTATCCGGCCTGCGCCGCGTTTATCCGCGACGCCAGGGCCGCCGGGCTTAACGTGCCCATCGCCAATGTCTCCTTCGTGGGCAGCGACCTGCTGTTGCGGCTGCTTTTGCACGAGGGGCCGCGCTTTGGCCGCGACCTGACCCAAAACCTCATCAATTCCCAGGTGGTTCCCAGCTACGAGGATCTCAGCCTGTCCGCCGTGCGCCAGTATCGGCGGCTCATGGAGACCTACGGCGACCGGCTGCCCCTGGACCTGGTGCAGGGGGAATACCACCCGTTCCGCTTCAGCCAGGTGGGCTTCGAGGGCTTTTTAAACGCCAAGGTCATGGTGGAGATCCTGCGGCGCATGCCCAATCCCCTGGACCGTTCCCAGCTTCGCGCCGCCGCCGAGGGCCTCCATGACCTGGACATCGGCATCGGCAGGCCGGTGCGGTTCGGCCCGGACCAGCACGATGGCCTGGACCAGGTGTTCCTGACCCAGGTCGTCAACGACCAGTTCGTCCCCATCCGGGACTTTTCGGTATTCGCCAAATGA
- a CDS encoding HAMP domain-containing sensor histidine kinase has translation MSLGLRLFLSFAAVAALALALPMVFFPDQPMAQAPLALILALAAAAAAGFFLSRRAARSIRETIQVAESIGRGDYAKRLLVPRGGEFETLAAAINEMARGIEMQIRTITAQKSQLEAILNGMKEGVMVLDAEGKIRAVNKAFDQIFPGNGERMGRPPIEVVPCARFQAACDAVLASSDKDAPPLMTLEIELGKDRFYDVSVVGLREARGELGAVAVFHDLSDFKRLDRARKDFAANVTHELRTPLTSVKGYAETLLQDTAGMPPARVRFLEVILKNANHMSKMIEDMLCLARIEDSPMPAAPPRADALQAFLLARKECESMALEKRIGIKSQLPEAGAPVMADSGQLAQVFRNLLENSVKYSPEGSFVTVSHQMGNGTVTFCVQDNGPGVPHEDRLRVFERFYRVEKHRAKTTGSTGLGLAIAKHIVERHGGRIWVERARGEMTGAAFYFTLAAPSGEDQAGAPPQG, from the coding sequence GTGTCCCTGGGACTGAGGCTTTTTCTCTCCTTTGCGGCCGTGGCCGCCCTGGCCTTGGCCCTGCCGATGGTCTTTTTTCCGGATCAGCCCATGGCCCAGGCCCCCCTGGCCCTCATTCTGGCCCTGGCCGCCGCCGCCGCCGCCGGGTTTTTCTTAAGCCGCCGGGCGGCGCGCTCCATCCGGGAGACCATCCAGGTGGCCGAGTCCATCGGCCGGGGCGACTACGCCAAGCGCCTGCTGGTGCCCCGGGGAGGAGAATTCGAGACCCTGGCCGCCGCGATCAACGAGATGGCCCGGGGCATCGAGATGCAGATCCGGACCATCACCGCCCAGAAAAGCCAGCTTGAGGCCATTTTAAACGGCATGAAGGAAGGGGTCATGGTCCTCGACGCCGAGGGCAAGATCCGGGCCGTGAACAAGGCCTTCGACCAGATCTTTCCCGGCAACGGGGAGCGCATGGGCCGTCCGCCCATCGAGGTGGTGCCCTGCGCCCGATTCCAGGCGGCCTGCGACGCCGTGCTGGCCTCTTCGGACAAGGACGCCCCCCCGCTGATGACGCTCGAGATCGAGCTGGGCAAGGATCGCTTTTACGACGTGAGCGTGGTGGGCCTGCGCGAGGCCCGGGGCGAGCTTGGGGCCGTGGCCGTGTTCCACGACCTAAGCGACTTCAAGCGTCTGGACCGGGCCCGCAAGGACTTCGCGGCCAACGTCACCCACGAACTGCGTACGCCCCTGACCTCGGTGAAGGGCTATGCCGAGACGCTGTTGCAGGACACGGCGGGCATGCCCCCGGCGCGGGTGCGGTTTCTGGAGGTCATCTTAAAAAACGCCAACCACATGTCCAAGATGATCGAGGACATGCTGTGCCTGGCCCGCATCGAGGACAGCCCCATGCCTGCCGCGCCGCCCCGGGCCGACGCCCTCCAGGCCTTTTTGCTGGCCCGCAAGGAATGCGAGTCCATGGCCCTGGAGAAGCGCATCGGGATCAAAAGCCAGCTCCCCGAGGCCGGGGCGCCGGTCATGGCCGATAGTGGGCAGTTGGCCCAGGTTTTTCGCAATCTGTTGGAAAATTCCGTGAAATACAGCCCTGAAGGCTCCTTTGTCACGGTCTCGCATCAGATGGGTAACGGGACCGTGACCTTCTGCGTGCAGGATAACGGCCCGGGCGTGCCTCACGAGGACCGGCTGCGGGTGTTCGAGCGCTTTTACCGGGTAGAGAAGCACCGGGCCAAGACCACGGGCAGCACGGGCCTTGGGTTGGCCATCGCCAAGCACATTGTGGAACGCCACGGCGGGCGCATCTGGGTGGAGCGGGCTCGTGGCGAGATGACCGGGGCGGCCTTTTACTTCACCCTGGCTGCGCCTTCCGGCGAGGACCAGGCTGGCGCGCCGCCCCAGGGTTGA
- the cobJ gene encoding precorrin-3B C(17)-methyltransferase: MVGLGPGDAGLLAPMARQAIEAARVVVGYGTYLALVSPELLAGKEVIRTGMTGEVARCEAAVARALAGDDTVVVSGGDAGVYGMAGLVLEILEARGLLDVLEFSVAPGIPALAGAAALLGAPLTHDFASVSLSDLLTPWEVIEKRIDLAAQADFVLVLYNPRSKRRAGHLARAMEIIGAWRGPDTPVGVVRNAYRPGQEAFVTTLSGFDPGAVDMLTIVIVGNAASRNVSGRMLTPRGYEGKYGLSG; encoded by the coding sequence GTGGTGGGCCTTGGCCCGGGCGACGCCGGGCTTTTGGCCCCCATGGCCCGGCAGGCCATTGAGGCGGCCCGGGTGGTGGTCGGCTACGGCACGTATCTTGCGCTTGTGTCGCCCGAACTCCTGGCCGGGAAGGAGGTCATTCGCACGGGCATGACCGGCGAGGTGGCCCGGTGCGAGGCGGCCGTGGCCCGGGCCCTGGCCGGGGACGACACGGTGGTGGTGTCCGGCGGGGACGCCGGGGTGTACGGCATGGCCGGGCTGGTGCTGGAGATTTTGGAGGCCAGGGGCCTTTTGGATGTGTTGGAGTTTTCCGTGGCGCCGGGCATCCCGGCCCTGGCCGGGGCGGCGGCGCTTCTGGGCGCGCCGCTGACCCACGATTTCGCAAGCGTCAGCTTAAGCGACCTTCTGACGCCGTGGGAGGTCATTGAAAAACGCATCGACCTGGCGGCCCAGGCGGATTTCGTTCTGGTGTTGTACAATCCGAGGTCCAAACGCCGGGCCGGACATCTGGCCCGGGCCATGGAGATCATCGGGGCCTGGCGCGGCCCGGACACGCCCGTGGGCGTGGTGCGCAACGCCTACCGGCCGGGACAGGAGGCCTTCGTGACCACCCTGTCCGGATTCGACCCCGGCGCCGTGGACATGCTGACCATCGTCATCGTGGGCAACGCCGCCAGCCGCAACGTCTCGGGGAGGATGCTCACCCCGCGCGGCTATGAGGGGAAATACGGCCTTTCAGGTTGA
- a CDS encoding cobalt-precorrin 5A hydrolase, which produces MNDEPGRKAPSPPSRAQGCEPSVSSVNLAGPPCAPGRTQGQGLPAASGPWTGGALAVHTLTASATAAETARRLGADFFAPERFAAEVGAKGFTGFADHVARVWGCYRGHVFFAACGAVVRAMAPLLRDKAVDPAVVAADPAGRFVVSLLSGHLGGANDLARLAASLTGGQAVVTTATDAMGAPAAEVLAARLGLGLENRAALVAVNAVLAAGGTVAVFDPWRRFEVADPGQARFFEWVSDPSMLDPARPHIVVDVREAAPLPARLALRPRVLAVGLGCRRGTSGEVIVAAVRRVLEARGLSASCVGIVATAGIKRDEPGLLRAAQEFSAETMFYPEGELDAVAVPTPSQTVKRRVGTKSVCEAAAMLAAGTDRLVVKKTVIGPVTVAVAMAD; this is translated from the coding sequence ATGAACGATGAACCAGGCCGCAAGGCCCCGAGTCCGCCCAGCCGGGCGCAAGGCTGCGAGCCGTCCGTTTCGAGCGTCAATCTCGCGGGGCCGCCTTGCGCGCCTGGCCGGACGCAAGGCCAGGGGCTTCCTGCCGCGTCCGGCCCGTGGACCGGGGGCGCCCTGGCCGTGCATACCCTGACGGCCTCAGCCACGGCGGCTGAAACGGCGCGGCGGCTGGGGGCGGATTTTTTTGCGCCCGAAAGGTTTGCGGCCGAGGTGGGGGCAAAAGGCTTTACGGGCTTTGCGGACCATGTGGCCCGGGTGTGGGGCTGCTACCGGGGGCATGTGTTTTTTGCGGCCTGCGGCGCGGTGGTGCGGGCCATGGCCCCTCTTTTGCGCGACAAGGCCGTGGACCCGGCCGTGGTCGCGGCGGACCCGGCCGGGCGGTTCGTGGTCAGCCTGCTTTCCGGGCATCTGGGCGGGGCCAACGATCTGGCCCGGTTGGCGGCCTCCCTGACCGGCGGGCAGGCGGTGGTCACCACGGCCACGGACGCCATGGGCGCGCCTGCGGCCGAGGTCTTGGCGGCGCGCCTGGGCCTTGGCCTGGAGAACCGGGCGGCCCTGGTGGCGGTGAACGCGGTGTTGGCTGCGGGCGGGACCGTGGCGGTGTTCGATCCGTGGCGCCGTTTCGAGGTGGCCGACCCGGGCCAGGCGCGGTTTTTCGAGTGGGTGTCGGACCCGTCGATGCTCGATCCGGCCCGGCCGCATATCGTGGTGGACGTGCGGGAGGCGGCCCCCCTGCCCGCCCGGCTGGCGCTGCGGCCCCGGGTACTGGCCGTGGGCCTGGGCTGCCGCCGGGGGACGTCCGGGGAGGTGATCGTGGCGGCGGTGCGCCGGGTGCTGGAGGCCCGGGGGCTGTCCGCGTCCTGCGTGGGGATTGTGGCCACGGCCGGGATCAAGCGCGACGAGCCGGGCCTTTTGCGTGCCGCACAAGAGTTTTCGGCGGAGACGATGTTTTATCCGGAGGGGGAGCTGGACGCGGTTGCCGTGCCCACCCCCTCCCAGACCGTGAAACGGCGTGTGGGGACGAAAAGCGTATGCGAAGCGGCGGCGATGCTGGCGGCGGGGACAGACCGGCTTGTGGTGAAAAAGACCGTGATCGGCCCGGTGACCGTGGCCGTGGCCATGGCCGACTGA
- a CDS encoding helix-turn-helix domain-containing protein gives MSRELTHKDLAHRLGVSVTTIKSYRTKFPGAILPVGRGKPLRFAPEALAACRAIHGGFQRGLSTEDIKSALKKDFPGVEEYERLSISDDMPRPAPQAFPPSRREAPAGESTPEGAGLDAGQGAEALHGQAQAVAQRDTARRLERLEAMLAELVALGSRTHSLHVELLAKLDALAGLPRLAGLAGRGADAAHAVAGADIPGPPPAAFLALPVVVLSERGEYLGITGPDNAAFSLGEFETHLLRRAGRMDAAGEMYAAWTPRGEDWVLTLRGVDRRIGKAGLEQAGGQDMGHEHSFRAAITQKNNHVAVFQRLRINGKDVSEAFLRAFFKQIKDSLE, from the coding sequence ATGAGCCGTGAACTGACCCACAAGGATCTGGCCCACCGTCTTGGGGTGTCCGTGACCACCATCAAAAGTTACCGAACCAAGTTTCCCGGGGCCATCCTTCCTGTGGGGCGGGGCAAGCCCCTGCGCTTCGCCCCCGAGGCCCTGGCCGCCTGCCGGGCCATTCACGGTGGATTTCAACGTGGGTTGTCGACGGAAGACATAAAAAGCGCCTTAAAAAAAGACTTCCCAGGTGTTGAAGAATATGAACGCTTATCGATAAGCGACGATATGCCGCGCCCCGCGCCCCAGGCTTTTCCCCCTTCGCGGCGGGAGGCCCCGGCCGGTGAGTCCACCCCGGAGGGCGCAGGGCTGGACGCCGGACAGGGCGCGGAGGCCTTGCATGGGCAGGCCCAGGCCGTGGCGCAGCGGGACACGGCCCGTCGCCTGGAGCGCCTGGAGGCCATGCTGGCCGAGCTCGTGGCCCTGGGCAGCCGCACCCATTCCCTGCATGTGGAGCTTCTGGCCAAGCTCGACGCCCTGGCCGGTCTGCCCCGTCTGGCCGGACTGGCCGGGCGCGGGGCCGACGCCGCCCATGCCGTCGCAGGCGCGGACATTCCCGGCCCGCCCCCGGCGGCCTTCCTGGCCCTGCCCGTGGTGGTCCTATCCGAGCGCGGCGAATACCTGGGCATCACCGGCCCGGACAATGCGGCCTTCAGCCTGGGCGAATTCGAGACCCACCTCCTGCGCCGGGCCGGGCGCATGGACGCCGCCGGGGAGATGTACGCCGCCTGGACGCCGCGCGGCGAGGACTGGGTGTTGACCCTGCGCGGCGTGGACCGGCGGATCGGCAAGGCCGGGCTGGAGCAGGCCGGAGGCCAGGACATGGGGCACGAACATTCTTTTCGCGCCGCCATCACCCAAAAAAACAATCATGTGGCCGTGTTCCAGCGGCTGCGCATCAACGGGAAAGACGTTTCCGAGGCCTTTTTGCGGGCCTTTTTCAAGCAGATCAAAGACTCGCTGGAATAG